In Glycine max cultivar Williams 82 chromosome 4, Glycine_max_v4.0, whole genome shotgun sequence, the genomic stretch ACTCCTCCTCCTTCACGTTCTTCCTAACCCAATCGGACATCTCTATCTGTTCCTTCCCCGTCGACCACTCCTCCGTCACCGTCTCTATGTTATACATCTCGAACTTCTTGTCCCTCGTCGGGTAATTCTTCGAAAACCACTCCGTTCCGCTCCCGCCCTCCTTCTCCGGCGGCCCCACGTCGATGAAAACGCGACGAGGGTAGTGCTCCAGAGAATCACCCATCAAATCCGGCAAGAACCGCGTGCGTTTTAAGTAATTTGGTGATTTCCCGGAAGCCGCTCTCGGCGGTTCCAGAAGCACGTTCTCGAGCTTCTGCAACGCCGCTTTCTTTGCCTCCGGGGTGTAACCGCATAGCTTCCTCGGCGCAGCCACTAGGCTCGGCTCGTTGTTGCCGAGGAAAACCGCTTTCTCTTGGTTGGAAAATTCGCCGAATAGAATTGACAGAGCCTGGTCAGTGTTGAAGGAATGAGGCATGGTGGAAGAGGTTTTTTCAAGCAGGGATGATCTCATTAGGAATAAGAAAGAAGCGAATGCGAAGAATGCCAAAAGCGGCAAGCGACAACGTGTTTTCATCATGTTGATGTTGATTAGAAAGAGAACAGGAAGATGGTGAACaatttgttttgtgattgtGAATTAAGTAATGACTTGTTTGGTTTGTGTGTAGTTAGCTAgaaggagaaaaagagagaggggggaagAGACAAACGGGGACTTAGCGAGTGCAAAATCTGGCGGCGGTGTGGTTTCCCCCCACTAGGGCAACGTTGTTAATTTGCAACGTTGACCAAAGTGTCAATAACTCCCTCATCCGCAGCACTTCCATTTCTTTAATCTTCGACCCTGGTCGCCAATGTATgattttgttaataataataataattcggAGCTACCCATGTTAGCGGCAACATAGTGCTCGCTTCACAAACTAGGGAATGTGGAGGTATTATATGGGAGAGAACTAGGGGATCACAATTTGGCCTAATTTTGTTttgccacaacaaaatggttgGCACCACGAGAATTGAGTTGCACCATTTGCTATTTAGTTTTATCTCCTTCGAAATTTCTGCATTGCATGTCCAAATTACGTGCATGATGGTATGAGCTGCCACACTTAGGTTTGGGAATTGGGATGgtgttaattaatataattaagtcaATATGTAATTCACTTGGAACATAAGTTCAATGTGTAAAtatgctttaatttttattttaatcaaaatgcTAATCCAGTCAAATcttaaaactataaatttagAACTCAAAGGAAGATATTCCTTGAATGTAGATGTGAAAATTTAactattattcatttttaaaccTAAATAGTTGACACTTTTGTAACTGCATTGCTTTGTCTTTGCCACTGATAATCACAATATGCTATTAATGGGGTAATGAGGACAGAAATTAGTAGTTTTACATATCTCACATGTCTATCACCTACTCGCTTTAATTTGTACGCCGAATTAATGTGAAATTTCTAAATTACTTTATAGTGTATGTGCGTGTTAGATTttacaaattgattttaaatttaaaattgattttaaataatcaaCAAGTTATGGGTAAGAATAATACtggtttatttttcttaattaagcaAATCTCAAGGTAGAATTCTGTGGATGAGGAAAACATTCATGATCAAGAGAAGAGTCTTaagttttttttgaaaaagattaGTCATTAATAGATAATTTGTATCAATATTatggtgacaaaaaaaattaattttaaatgttttttttacttgtttagTTTCATGTTGGATAATAGTTCATAGATATTAGATCCAAGATTAATTATAAGTtgaagtaattttaaataactttggattggatataaaattttatactaactttaaatattcacataaattatattaatttaaaattaattttaaccaaaattatttttttaaaatcaattttattaacacATACAAATAATATGATTTGTATGGTAAAACGGGCTTGTAACACAATTGTAACATGTTATCCGGCTCATGTTAGGTAGTATCTGGCAAAACTTTCTCCAGGCATGTAACACAATTGTAACATGcatcttttattaaatttacaaaatattttttctcacgGTTTCTTCTATTtggagggttttttttttcttcaataaataCACTTTCTTTTTCCTACTTTTTCTCAATCtacattattttacaatttaatttccaATATACATTACTTGggactttctctctccttttaattttttttaaatttaaaatattataaaatataaatattatattatataatttttttaattgattttaaaattacttatttattaaattaaattttataattttgtttttttatttttctaaagaaaaaatatacaaataaaaaaggataaaattaaagtataattttttagttattttatatgtatttttatagttaaatttatatgttgttgatatttttttgttatgtttgttaattaaaaaaataaaaaaattagttaatagtattaaaataaactaaaaaatacagtaaaaaaataattgatatatttatcttatacaatagacataaaattttaaaaagtagtaactactatattaaaaatatctttaaaattatttattgaaaatatctttaaaaatatctttaaataaaaatatattgaaaaatatttatttaacagattttttttacttaaatgataagaattaatatttttattatttatggtttatagatatgaaaagaaaagattaaaatatttaaaagataatgataatagttaaatatgagttattttttttataaatatattgttaGAGATTAAATGTTAGATGAAAATGTTTATctttatttgaaaatgaaagaaaggggTTTACCCTAATTAATATAGTTGTTGAATTAGAAGGAAGGGTTGAAAAAGAAAGAGTCCATCTCTGCGACGGCGCGTTTTTGACTCTCTGGAGTCTCTTACGCGGACTAGCTTGTGTTGCTACTATATATAATCTCCAATTCCTCACCAAAAcacattttctttctcttctctgaATCCATTTACTTTGTGTTGAATTCAATATGAGTCTTAAGGGATTTTTCGAGGGTGGTGTCGCTTCCATCGTCGCAGGCTGCACCACTCACCCACTCGACCTCATCAAAGTTCGAATGCAACTTCAAGAAACCCACACTCTCCGCCCAGCCTTTGCCTTTCACGCTCCCACTCCAATGCCTCCTCCGCCGCCCTCCGGCCCCATCTCCGTCGGCCTCCGCATCGTTCAGTCGGAGGGACTCGCCGCTCTTTTCTCCGGCGTCTCCGCCACCGTCCTCCGCCAGACGCTCTACTCCACCACCCGCATGGGCCTCTACGACGTCCTCAAGCGCCACTGGACCGACCCCGACCGCGGAACCATGCCCCTCACAAGAAAAATCACGGCCGGGCTCGTCGCCGGCGGGATCGGAGCCGCCGTGGGCAACCCCGCCGACGTGGCGATGGTGCGAATGCAGGCCGACGGGCGCCTCCCGCCGGCGGAGCGTCGCAACTACAACGGCGTGTTCGACGCGATACGGCGCATGAGTAACCAAGAAGGCGTTGGTAGCCTGTGGCGCGGTTCAGCGCTTACGGTGAACCGCGCGATGATCGTTACGGCTTCTCAGTTGGCCTCGTACGACCAGTTTAAGGAAAGCATTTTAGGACGCGGCTGGATGGAGGACGGGCTTGGGACCCACGTGTTAGCGAGTTTTGCGGCGGGTTTTGTGGCCTCGATTGCGTCGAACCCCATTGATGTTATAAAGACTAGGGTGATGAACATGAAGGCTGAGGCTTACAATGGGGCCTTGGATTGTGCTCTCAAGACTGTTAGGGCCGAAGGACCTCTTGCCCTTTATAAGGGTTTCATCCCTACAATTTCAAGGCAGGGTCCTTTCACCGTTGTCCTCTTTGTCACCCTCGAACAAGTCAGGAAGCTCTTCAAggacttttgaattttttattcattcggACACCTTCTCACCATTCACTAATCGATATTCATTCTCTAATTGGTTGAGATAcatattcattctttttttttttttttagggattAGTTATTGAGGTTTTGGAACTTTCGATGACTACCTTCTTGAGATTCATATATGATTATTctaatttcatcaaatatatttACCAACAATGTAAAACATTAAACTGGTATAGAAATTCAGACTTAATTTCTTCAATCTACCTGTTatctcctttttatatttttttacattacccACATATTTTGTGTCAAGTACCTATATTGCCATTTTACAGATATATATGATGTTACCAATTAGGCAGTGATTCACCACATTGGGCAAGTCATAATTCTTTCTAGTTTCTACTTCTCAACAATATAAAAGTATCTATATTTTGTgggtatttctttttttcttttatttttggtacGGAGTCATGGATGGAGCTGAGTTCTATCCTTTTAAGAGATTCCTTGAATCTGATTATAAATAATGAGGTTACGTATTAAAAAATTTGCTAAAACAAAAGAATTTGGAGCAAGGTTATCTGCCTAAATATTGCTTTGCCAGCTTATGCCAAACAACTCAAATGTTGTTGCAGTTACAAATACGATAATGTACATGCAAATCAACATGCTGCTCACTGAACTAGTAAAAATCAGCATGTAAGGTTACAAACAGTTCGGCTTATGTCATGGGAAATGTTGAATTATGCTTTGCACATGGTGCTTTTGGGGGGTAAGGGAAATGCTTCTCTTGTTTGTATAAGGGCTCTTGTGGCAACCTTATCCAAGAAGGATTCTTCTCACTGTATTTCATAAACCACACAAAATATTGTTGAAAGACATAAGCAAATCCCAACATGGACAACAAAAACACTGACTGCATGTGGATCATGTTCTAGAACAGAAGAAAACTAGCCTTTCAATCATCGACCTTTATCCACATTATAAGTCTGATGACCCTCTGACCTTCCTCTCTCCAAGTGTTTTGGTTGTTGATTCCATCCATCTGAGTGATGGGCTGGCTGGCTATCTGATTTTTTCAGTTTCTCTGAACTTTGATGCGATTTGTCTGAAATCTGAACTGGCTCTGACCCTTTACCCTTTTCTGGGTTTGGCACAGAGTGAGCTTCAGACCCTCCAAATCTGTTGGGGGATGGATGTCTGGGAGATGGAAGTCTAGGAGATGGTAGTTTGGGGGATAGAAGTGATTGGGGACGTTCAgatccttttcctttttccacATTGATTGAATAGCGACTTGAGTCTCGGCCTTTATCCATATTTTGGAGTTCATTTGGAGTCTGACTTCGTCCCACCTTCAAAAAGTTCAGTCTGGATGTCAGTTTTGTCAGTGCAGAAGGAGTGGAATTTGCTCCCTGCTGTGAAAGTATTTGAATAAATAAGTCTATCTAGCCGATCAGTCCTATCAATTTTCCATATCAAGGTTTATCCTAATCACTAATTTGATTTCTTCATCCCACTACTAAGAAATGTTATATAAGTGACAATGATGCAACAAGGAATGAGGACAGGTATAACATggataaaacaattattaaatcCTTCTTATGGAGAATGTTATATAATGGAATTAATTTGATAGAAAAGGAGCTTGAAACTTGATAGAATTGGCATTTTATCGACTTTTTTGGATGGATGAGGGGTATTTGGTAGTAGTTCTGATTACACAATTTAAAGAAAATGCTGGGTTCAGATTCATAGCCAAGTTTGTGAAACATACCTCACCCTTTGTACCAGATCGCTTGGAGCTAGTTGGTGGGTGCTTGTTTGGTAAAGGTGGTGAATCAGGCTTTCTCTCGAAATCATTTTCTGCTCCACCAATATGAGTGTCCTGTTGTGCCATTACCGTACCCTTGATTTAAGAAATGATAAATTGCAAGTTACTATCATGATTTTCAGCCAATAGGCCTATTTTCTCGTATAAAGCCACatgagaaaataaatgaaagaccACCTTTGGCTTTTTAAACGAGAAAAGCTTGAGAGGTAACAGCTTAAGGAAATATGCAACTTGTTGTCTAGCAAGtataaacagaagaaatatgtcTGGGAGAAAGAATAAAAGTTCCATAGAATTTTTATAAGTAACCGATAAAAGCTTTAtagttcaaacttcaaatttcatgaTACCTAGGCTCTATGCAGGAGCCAGATCCCTCTCTATTTGTATGTTCATTGCTTTAAAACTCATTCaaatcttcttttatttttcagcaTGTGGCAGATACTTCGGAATAAATCCTCTGTGGATATACTGTATATTTACCTTACTTATTGATCTGTCAGATTGTGACATAGCAGCAACTTCAGCATCTGTCTTGCGTTTCCTGTTAATACCAGTGAAGAAAGTAAACTTTAATTATCCACATAGTttcaatagaaaaaagaaacagaCAAGTGGAAACAAATACCATTATAAGAAAAatcgtaaaaaataaaaagaaaaaaatgcaataaCAAACATTTGGATAATGATAAACATACAATTTTCTTTCATGATTTGATATCTGTCGCAGTTGAATAGAGGAATCCGAAGTAGTTCCATAATTCTGCTCAAGTTCATTAAGCCTCACCCCAATCTCATCAACCTTCCACTCTAAGTTGGCAAGATCTGCTTCTACCAGAGCTAATTCCTCAAGCTCTGCTTTGTTCTGTATAAGATTTGGATATTATGTATGAGTTGCATGATCAAAACTCAAACCATCTGAGTGAATTTGACAAGCCTTTTCACCAATATAGGGTAAATCATAAACAAGAGTATTACCTCAAGAGCTACCCGAGAATTCTTTTCCTTGTGCAACTGTTCCTGTAGTCTAGCTACCTGTGAAAAGAAAATTCAGAAAACAAAATCTCCACTTATTTACATGGAGGAAGAGATTAACTTCTCTTATAATGAACATACGTCTTGCTCAAGAGCTAGATGACGCTCTTCCAAGGCTTTCTTTTGTTTATCCACATGAGATTGCAGCTGTTCATTTGCCTTCACCTACAAGAGCAACCAAAACTGATCaattgacttaaaaaaaattccaacgCGTTCAAACAATGTAATCCAGAAAGGAAATCAAGAACATACCTCCTTGTCAATTTGGGTTTGTAATTCTGTCCTGGCAGCTTCAAGCCTTTCAATTTCATCTCTAAGGTCAGAAACATAAATTAGTAGACAGAGAAACATGAAGAAACTAACAACAGAGATGCACACTCTTAAGTATCTGCTCCACATCAAATCAAAGAATGCAAAGCAAGGTATGGTCAACATTTAGAACCTCTAAAATAATCTTTATCTGGATTCGTAGTTAAGTGGCTATAAACTTCCAAAAGTTATGGAAGGGGTCACTCTGACAGAAAAGGTTAGGATGTCAATGATGGAAAGACAGTGCAGCCAAAGGAAGGAAATTTTTCTTGCCTACTCATTTTTCCCTGATTCTTAacacaagaaagaaaacaaactgGGTGGGTTTTGATCTTTCCATTTCTGAAACTCCAGGTAAATAGGGATATAATACTATACTCTTACTAAGATAATTTCAAgcatacaaatatataataataaagcaTTTACATTGGAACGCTTGATCCTTAAATTACAGAACTGATAGATGCATAAATAGGCAATACATGGGATAAAATAGGAACTAAAGAATTATATCTAGAGACAGAACTAAGAGACTAGCACACAATTGATAGATGTCAATTACTTACTCATCTTCAATAGGAAAATCAATGGATTCCATGGAAAGATTCTTCCTTGCCTGGacagaataaaaaagaagagaaaaaccaGAGACTTATTAGTGGAAGGCAATTTAACTCCAAGAAAAGTAActaaatggaaataaaaattaacattaacaGAGAAAGTTTTAACTAACTTAAGGCAAGTGACAAAGACACTTTTTAAAGATTTACTTACAGAGGTGCGACCCAATATGGTGCGATGCCGAGGTGCTGGGCCATTGGACATGGTATTGGATTTTTTGATACATGAAGCAGGGCTAGGAGAATTTGAATTATGCAATGTAGCTTCATCAGTGGAAACTCCTCCAACTATATCATCAGGCTTATAGGACTGATCTATATAGCCAGTCTTCTTTGGACTCGGGACATGTTCAAGGCTTTTAATATCTTCATGTTGAGTCAGTGAGCCTTCAAGTGACTTTGATGATAACTTCCGAGAGGCTTTCAATTTTTCACTCTTACCTGAGGATTTTGAACTTGAACTAGCATGATCATGGTCCTGTTCATTaccaaaaaaacaattaaatattaatttttgctCTTCCTCTCTCCTCTTAGTCTTCCACATCTAGGTGGCAGTGATTGCAGCCACATACGTAACTGTCTTGGAGGAAAAAGTGTAAGGATGCTCAGATTAAATTGATCGAATGCATCTACTTCATATAAtcatttcaaataataattcgAGTTATTGGAGCAGTTTTAGAGCTAAGGTAGGGGAACAGTTTGTTCGACAatacaaaaggtaaaatgaaaattaagacCAATTGAAAacattgaaggaagaaaaggtGGCAAGATCTTAGGCAAATTAATTACTCTACTATGTTAATTAGCCTGAAGAGATTACACATCTTTCCTTCTAGGAATTAAGAAGTTTGGTACTAGTacctttttttttgcattttat encodes the following:
- the LOC100789170 gene encoding uncharacterized protein, producing MMKTRCRLPLLAFFAFASFLFLMRSSLLEKTSSTMPHSFNTDQALSILFGEFSNQEKAVFLGNNEPSLVAAPRKLCGYTPEAKKAALQKLENVLLEPPRAASGKSPNYLKRTRFLPDLMGDSLEHYPRRVFIDVGPPEKEGGSGTEWFSKNYPTRDKKFEMYNIETVTEEWSTGKEQIEMSDWVRKNVKEEEYVVMKAEAEVVEEMMKSSSIGLVDELFLECKPNRGSRSSGINSNRRAYWECLALYGKLRDKGVAVHQWWG
- the LOC100790234 gene encoding mitochondrial uncoupling protein 4 — encoded protein: MSLKGFFEGGVASIVAGCTTHPLDLIKVRMQLQETHTLRPAFAFHAPTPMPPPPPSGPISVGLRIVQSEGLAALFSGVSATVLRQTLYSTTRMGLYDVLKRHWTDPDRGTMPLTRKITAGLVAGGIGAAVGNPADVAMVRMQADGRLPPAERRNYNGVFDAIRRMSNQEGVGSLWRGSALTVNRAMIVTASQLASYDQFKESILGRGWMEDGLGTHVLASFAAGFVASIASNPIDVIKTRVMNMKAEAYNGALDCALKTVRAEGPLALYKGFIPTISRQGPFTVVLFVTLEQVRKLFKDF
- the LOC100796201 gene encoding rho GTPase-activating protein REN1 isoform X5, which translates into the protein MTNTSAELSQGNGGVSIPPPNSQSGPQEQNLRSQGGSGNMIFKSGPLFISSKGIGWTSWKKRWFILTQTSLVFFRSDPNAVSQKGNEVNLTLGGIDLNNSGSVVIKADKKLLTVQFPDVHDGRAFTLKAETTEDLYEWKTALENALALAPSAANVTEQNVKDREPVKSTVVGRPILLALEDVDGTPSFLEKALTFIEEHGANIEGILRQAADVDEVERRVREYEQGKVEFSPDEDAHVVGDCVKHVIRELPSSPVPASCCKALLEACRTERGSRVASMRAAINDTFPEPNRRLLQRILMMMQTVASRKAVNRMSSSAVAACMAPLLLRPLLAGECEIENDFDVGGDGSVQLLQAAAAANHAQAICITLLEEYSSIFGEGSVTPDIYTDSEEESGSESEEATDDDDDDDDLSYDYDDDDDEQDESIHESDADDDLVSESYSGTGDSEADDEDHDHASSSSKSSGKSEKLKASRKLSSKSLEGSLTQHEDIKSLEHVPSPKKTGYIDQSYKPDDIVGGVSTDEATLHNSNSPSPASCIKKSNTMSNGPAPRHRTILGRTSARKNLSMESIDFPIEDEDEIERLEAARTELQTQIDKEVKANEQLQSHVDKQKKALEERHLALEQDVARLQEQLHKEKNSRVALENKAELEELALVEADLANLEWKVDEIGVRLNELEQNYGTTSDSSIQLRQISNHERKLKRKTDAEVAAMSQSDRSISKGTVMAQQDTHIGGAENDFERKPDSPPLPNKHPPTSSKRSGTKGEQGANSTPSALTKLTSRLNFLKVGRSQTPNELQNMDKGRDSSRYSINVEKGKGSERPQSLLSPKLPSPRLPSPRHPSPNRFGGSEAHSVPNPEKGKGSEPVQISDKSHQSSEKLKKSDSQPAHHSDGWNQQPKHLERGRSEGHQTYNVDKGR